From the genome of Gemella haemolysans ATCC 10379:
GGCGAAACTGAACAGCTCTAACTTCTCCCAGTGACGACCTATTACGATTATCTCACACTCTGGAAGAGTGTAGTTTATTATGTTTGCCATAACATAGGCAAGACTACCATCACCGATTATCGCTATTCTTTCTTTTCTACTATGTGAGTTTTTTAAGAATCTGTCCATTGCGTGCATACCTACACTTATAAACTCTGTAATAGCAGCAACAGAATCTTCCACACCATCATAAGCTACCACTCTATCTTTAGGTAAAGCTACGAACTCTCTCATAAAACCATCGAAACCACTTGATAGAAAGTGTGTTTCTGGCATATAGTTTTCATAGAATTCTTCGTCACTTTGTCTTGGTGGTTGGTTAGGTATCATTACTACCTTTTGTCCTACTTTATACGTACCTGTAGGGTCTGCGATTACTATCCCTGCACATTCGTGAATAAGTGCCATAGGTAGTTTTTTAGCTAGTACCTTAGGATCTCTTTTCCCTTGATAGTATCTTTGATCTGCGTGACATAATGCCATGTAGTTAGGACGGATGGTGATTTTATTACCATCGTTTATATTCTCTTCATTGTATTTTACATTAATAAATTTCGGTTTAATTAATTGATATATTTGATTTATCATATTACTCGTCCTCTAGCATACTCTTAGCTATCTTAAGATCGGTTACTGTAGTTATTTTGATGTTAGAGTATTCTCCCTTAGCTAGTGCTACTTTTTTCCCTTTTATAACGAATATCTTACATGCATCTGTAAGTATTTGTTTTTCTTCTTTGTCTAATGAGTTATATAGATTTAAGAAATCTAAACATTTGAAACTTTGTGGTGTTTGACCTTGGTAGTAGTGCGCTCTGTTAGGAATGTTTGAAATATATTCTCCATTAGTGCTTTCTACAATCGTATCAACAGCTTCTACTACTGTGTCTACTGCATCACTTTCTTTAGCTAGACGTATGTTGTCTTTAATAATTCTAAGTGTTATGAATGGTCGGACTGAATCATGAGTTACGATAATATCTTCGTCAGTTAAAGGTTTATATTCATTAATTCTATTAATGATGTTTTCAATAGTTGTATTTCTATCAACACCACCAGGTGTAATAATGATTCTATCAGCAAACGCTGAAACATATTGTTCAACTAAGTCTTCAGCATGAGATACCCAATCTTCATGAACACCGACTACGATTTTTTCGATTTCAGGCTCTAATAAGAACTTTTCAATTGTGTGGATAAGTATTGGTTTTTTACCTAATTCTAGGAATTGTTTTGGCATGTTACTTATGCCCATTCTAGTTCCTGTTCCACCAGCTAATATTCCTGCGTATATCATTTTTTCGCTCCTTTTAAATACTATTTTTTTCAATATATTATCCATTTTATTATATCATATAAAAACAATAAACTTCAAAAATCTTCTATTAAACCAATAATTTTAAGCTAATGAATTGAAAATATGTTATAATGTAAAATAGAATTTTAGAA
Proteins encoded in this window:
- a CDS encoding IspD/TarI family cytidylyltransferase, which gives rise to MIYAGILAGGTGTRMGISNMPKQFLELGKKPILIHTIEKFLLEPEIEKIVVGVHEDWVSHAEDLVEQYVSAFADRIIITPGGVDRNTTIENIINRINEYKPLTDEDIIVTHDSVRPFITLRIIKDNIRLAKESDAVDTVVEAVDTIVESTNGEYISNIPNRAHYYQGQTPQSFKCLDFLNLYNSLDKEEKQILTDACKIFVIKGKKVALAKGEYSNIKITTVTDLKIAKSMLEDE
- a CDS encoding ribitol-5-phosphate dehydrogenase yields the protein MINQIYQLIKPKFINVKYNEENINDGNKITIRPNYMALCHADQRYYQGKRDPKVLAKKLPMALIHECAGIVIADPTGTYKVGQKVVMIPNQPPRQSDEEFYENYMPETHFLSSGFDGFMREFVALPKDRVVAYDGVEDSVAAITEFISVGMHAMDRFLKNSHSRKERIAIIGDGSLAYVMANIINYTLPECEIIVIGRHWEKLELFSFAKERYITDDIPEDLTFDHGVECCGGDGSGYAINDLIQYIKPQGSLVLMGVSEYKVNINTRDILEKGLALIGSSRSGRIDFEKAIEMLSNKKFERRFKNIIELEQPVRNIKDIHRVFATDLNTAFKTVFKWEI